The DNA window TTTCTATCTTTGGTTTTCCTGTAGTTCAGCCTTGATGTTGCCTTCAGTTgaagctggaactttttgaatatgttTCTGTTGTATAGCTGTTGTGCCTGCTGCTCTATTCTGTAGCCGAATATATATTCCTTTGGCCTTTTCTGCTTGCTATAGTTGTCCTCCAACTTTTCTGCTCGATTTATGGTATCAACAATCCGATTGTACTCTTTCAGAAAGCTAATGATACTATAAGTTGGCCCTACATTGTCCTTGAACCTCGCATTTGTTGCCTCACTTCTGGATGTGGTCTGTATGAAAGGGAAGAAGTCATTTTTGTAGTAGACCGGGATAAACCTTTTCCTCATTTCCCCCATTTTGGAAAAGTAGTTATTCCCTTGAAGGTTTCTTTCCTCAATCATTCTCTTCCAAAGTCGTTTAAATTCTTCCACTATTAGACTATTGTTCATTGTATCTTTGAAGTCTTCATATAGTCTTTCGTTTGCTGCAAACACCTTGATATTCTTATTGTAGCATTTGGTCTTTATGTGGAACAAGCAATTTCTCTGCTTTGTGTTTATGAAGACTTGTTctattgctgatttcatcgccatGTCTTGGGCTATGATGATCGTTTGAGGGTGTTTTTCTCCCATTGCTTCAAGGAAAGTTTGAAATACCCACTTAAAAGTGTCCACTGTCTCATCATGCAGGAAAGCACATTCGAAAAGGCAACTTTGCCCATGTCCTGTGATTCCAACAAATGGTGCAAAAGGTAAGTTGTATCGGTTGGTCATATATGTCGTGTCAAAACTTACACATTCTCCAAAATCTacataatatttcatagaagAACAGTCTGTCCAGAACAAGTTTCTCACTCTCTTGTCCTCATCTAAATCAAACTTGTAACAGAAAGACGGATTCTCTGTTTGTTTCTTTTTGAAATAATCCAGTACTTGTGTCATATCTGATCCTTTAACTTATCTATTCAGCTTTGTCCTATAGTTGCTaatatctttctttttcatcagTAGAGCTGTAAGCCCCCCCCCCTCATATACGATAGAATAGAAACCATCTTCCTAGTCGGGATATTGTTATCGTTCAGAGTCTTGATaagtcctttttccatttctgtcATATACTTGTGACTAGAAAATAGCTGATCCCTGTCTCCGGGGCATAGCTCATGATTATactccaaatcaagagttttAATCTTCCAtacacctccttcttctttcacCATCATAACCCAAGGACAATCTGATTTCTACTAAACATTTGTTTTCCTTCTCCTTACCGGTTTCTTTCCAACATCCTTGTCTACTTCAGCTTTTTCTTGCTCTAAATACtttggttccttttcttttccttgatgATTGCATTTCATTGTCACTTTGACCACCTCATTATTTCTCTTCTTACTTTGAGTTCTTGTCGTATGTGTTATGGCAACTTGAAATCCAGCTAGGAGTGCATAGAAGTTGAAGAAATGGTGAGCATCATCCCTAGTCTTAAATTCCATCGATAGCTATGGGGTGTACTTGTTGTTGATTGGTGCATTGTTGCCTTCAGATGCTGCAACCTGCTCATTTTTTATGAATTGTTCAATCTCTTCCTCCGTCAGTTCCTGGCTGCCATTTACATGCTCATTATCATCTGTTATAGCTGATGTAATATCTGAACTTGTTGGTTCTGTTGCCACGATCCTCAAGTCATTTTCTCCCATTGTTGGTTGATCATCTTGATTTTCATGCCGCACCTGTAAATATATTAGCAGCAATCTTAGTTTCTAAGTAATGTCATTTATAATACAAATGATTTTTTTCATTGTGGACTGAAATAGTTGAAGAGATCATTTTTATGTACCTCATCAATGTCCATGTTATTGAATACATCAGTTTGCCAATGGTATTATTGAATTTCAAATCTATCATCATTAGCTATGCTTGTCgttgctccatcatcatcagcgacGATTGCCATTTCTCCATCCTGTTTTTGCAAAGATAAGTTTTACTTTGATGCCGGTATATATTTGTATTGCTTATAAATGTAATCAAATTGGCTCAGCTATTTGTATCTACCTCATATGATATTCTTGACTCTGATATTGACCAGTCAGTTTGTGGTCTAAAGATTCCATCCAGATCTTCAATGCTCATATTCTAttttatttgtttgataatgAGAATGGTTACCATTTATAATATAACACAACTAGTTTGACAAGCATATATAATATAGTTTTACCTCATTCCTGTCATTTGCAAGTATCAtccttgttaatgatccttgcatCTCTTCATGTCGCTGCACAATTTATAATGAAGCATTGAAATTACAGTCATGTTATGCTGAATTTACATTGCACATATGTGTGTAATTTGCATATGTCtgaattgtaatttttgtatactGATATTTATAAATTTTACATGCGTATTCCTGTCAGTCTGATTATCCTCCTGAGAGTTCATCATCTGTTCCAGCATAAGTTCAGTGTAGCCTCCCTTCATTGAAATATATTTTAGTCCAAAAACAACCTTTTTATCTTGGCTTTCCTAGGAGTAAGCAATGATTTTGCTCACCTTTTTGTATATGTAGAAACGGTCTGTGGAACAATTTGTGCCTCCAAATACTTGATATGGAGCTAACTGCACTGCCTTCATTGCTTCTGTACCATGTGAGTTCATTGATGTTGGATAATCATCAACACTGCTTGTTGTCATATACATACTATTCtgcttcataaaaaaagagagcaCCTGAGTACTTATTTTGCTTTTTATCAGATCTTCTTAATTTTTCATTGCATCTATGAAATGTGTTTTTTACCTCAAGTAATTGATCAAACTGGACTGGTGCTTGTATCAAATGCATTAGGGAACCAAACGAATGCTGCAGCAAAATGTAGAATTCAGTAGTTAACATATTTTCATTGTTTATGACTGCATTTTAAATTAGGAGTTATTTTACCTCATACATGTCCTTGGTGTTAACATAATTTTTGCATTATCCTTGCACTTTCTCAGAATTCTGAATCTGATATTGTGGCTCTGACATTTGCTcttgtcttgtacctcttcctttgTTCTTGTTCTGTTAAAACATTTAAAATTGTGTAAGATGTAATCTGCCGCTCATACAATCACCTATAAATAGTTAGAATCAGGGCTGTTAAAACATCGACTAGGGCTATTAAGTAGTTAGAATCAGCTATAAATAGAAAACATAGTTTGCCACATTCAGAGCTCACATCTGCTTCTTGCAGCTCATTGTAGTGTGTTTGGGCTGTTCTCACCCCCTTGGTTGCAACATCCAAAAATGCTTGTTTAATCAGTATACTTGCATTAGCAGCAAATACTAGTTGCACTATTTGAAATGTGCAATTTTTTTAGTATTCTGTATTTTTTGTTTCCTGAGTTTCTTAATTTGTGAATCTGTAATTCTGATTCCTAAATTTGGTTGCAGCAAATACTAGCAGTCTTGGATTACATCTTCATGAGGAAGTCGGTGTGCTTACCTTGGCTGTTGAGGTTAGTGGTTCCCCTTCAATCTGTTGGTTGCATGCCCCTTTCCTCTGCTTTGCTTGCCCCCACGCAGATGAGATCTTCATCTTTGATCTGCTGGTTGTTTTCTCCTTTTCCCTACTCTGCGTGGGGGATCTGATTTGATCTGCACGCAGTGCAGTGCTCTGCTTGCCCCCACATAGAGATCTGATCTCCACGCAGGGCAGAGGCTTCCCCCTGTTTGCTCTATTTGTTTCCCAAGTATATCGATTGCTGTTTTTGGGCTTATATGCTGGCATATCTTTAGTGGGCCTCTCTGTCTTCTTAGTTATTGGGCTCTGGGCTGACTTACTCTTTACTTGGATAGAAGACAACCACAAAAAACTTGGACAGAAGACAACAGCAAAAGACAAAAACAACAGAGTCGTGGGCCTTGTTTGGCTGATGGAATTTGTGTGTTACATTCTCCTAAAACACGTTTTTTCCCGTGTTTCAATTCGTGTGTTTCTTAGGCATCCAACAACCATGTACTAGCTAGTCAAAAAACACATGGTTTTTCCTGTGTTTGAATCTGTGTGTTTTACATACAGCCAACAATTATATATTGGCTTGTGCTAAAACACACGTTTATAGAGTAGACAGACTCTACAAATAAAGTATACGTAATACCAGGTCAGTGTTGTATCATCATTTGTTCTGTCCATGTGCCCAGTCCTGACAATTATATACTAGCAGATCATATTCTGCCTGCTGGCAATAAACAATTGATTAGGACTCGGCAAAAGGACAAGTTATCATATAATTTGTAACTTACACCCCTCCCTATATAAGTCTGTAAATTTATATCTACTATATCTATACTAATATTAAAGAGTAAAATTTTCTCTTAATTTTTTCATGGTCCATGGTACCCTCTCTCACTATCTGTGTGTCCCTTCACTTCACTCTCTAAAGCATAAAACTCGTAGGTGCTTTTTACTAAGAATAGTCCACTATACTACTACAGGTTACCCATCACCAAAGGTTCCAAACCCATCATCACCGCCAGGTTTGGCCCCTCGGTAGTGATTAGTGAAATTCATTGATGATAAGAAAGGTTATCACCGTTGGTTCGAACCAGTGGTGATGGAGTTTCGAGAAATTCCAAAAGTAGAGTTTTTTAGTGAAATTCATTGATGATAAGAATGGTTATCACCGTTGGTTCGAACCAGTGGTGATGGAGTTTCGAGAAATTCCAAAACTAGAGTTCAAAAAAATTCCAAAACCAGACCAAAAGATTTCTAATCCGAAGAGGTGTTATTTGAACCTGAGACTTACCCTCGTACGTAGCTCCCTTAACCACTCCAACCCAAAGTGAATGGTACTTAAAGTGCATATACATTTTCCTCGTAGGATTTTGAAATGAATATTTAGGActctaaacaaattcaaatggaaaagtcattaactacaaagttgtagtttttatcgagatctacaactttggttttggttgttTCGCCATCAGAGGTTGTTtcacaaatttgaatttcaaattgtgAGAACTTAAAACATAACCACCACAAACGATTTCAagtgaaaaagtcatcaactataaagttgtagttctcatcgagatctataactttggttttggtcatttttccATTCAAGATCGTTTGAAAATTTCGAGTTTTAAATTGTGAGAACTTCAAAAGCATCTGGCccctaatttgttttttttttttgctattaatGATGACAAAAATCATTGTGACTAACACATGTTTTGCAGCGGCATTACTTTAGTCAGGTCACAATGATGATGACTGATGAGCAATCATGGTTTTCATGCTCCTATTTGATGGTATtttcatttcggttttcaaaggatgaacatgAAGATTAAGGatcgactagttctaagtgtacGTGTTATTTATCATATATTGATTTTAGGATACTCTCTTAATAGAAGATACAATATGAGAGATTTAATTTGGTGGAGATGATCTAAGATTGTAAACCGAGGGCTCCTGCTGGAGCATTGCAAACTGCAGCTGATGCGCTGGAACGGAGCTAAATGTATCTTTTTGTTGAACCATGTCATTTAAACCAAAAGTATCTCTGTGTACTCAGATTTACATTGGATAGTATGGTGGTGCAATGTTAGC is part of the Miscanthus floridulus cultivar M001 chromosome 9, ASM1932011v1, whole genome shotgun sequence genome and encodes:
- the LOC136480394 gene encoding protein FAR1-RELATED SEQUENCE 5-like — encoded protein: MAMKSAIEQVFINTKQRNCLFHIKTKCYNKNIKVFAANERLYEDFKDTMNNSLIVEEFKRLWKRMIEERNLQGNNYFSKMGEMRKRFIPVYYKNDFFPFIQTTSRSEATNARFKDNVGPTYSIISFLKEYNRIVDTINRAEKLEDNYSKQKRPKEYIFGYRIEQQAQQLYNRNIFKKFQLQLKATSRLNYRKTKDRKHLSKDRILCSHILKIVIEKEISTILEKYFLDKWRKKDMKQGKEGETIAAETGDPQTEIDVPERIQIKGRPPKPVGMKTHIEEIKKKMVEAENKKKKKTNDADSVGSPVKPKRKKRKETLNGSIDHQAIEL